TCGAGCCCCGGCACCTTGATTGGCTTAGACATAGCGGTCCACGAGGCAGGCTCTGTGAAGTACTCCACGCCGTAGATCGTATTAAAGCGACGAGCGAAGCGACGCGCCATCTCCATGTTTTGCTCTTGATCCTTGCCCACAGGCACCTTGACGGCACGTTGCAGCAAGATGTCGGCCGCCATGAGCGTCGGGTAGGTGAGCAGACCAGCATTGACATTGTCCGGTTGCTTACGCGCCTTCTCCTTAAAAGTGGTGGTGCGCTGTAGTTCGCCTAGATAGGCGTTCATATTCAGGTAAAGGTATAGCTCCAGCACCTCAGGTACATCGCTCTGACGGTAGAGGACCACCTTGTTTGGGTCGAGTCCACAAGCCAGGTACTCCGCGAGGATCGTGTCTGTATCCTGCACGATGTCTCCCGGGTGTGGGTGCGTGGTCAGCGAGTGCCAGTCAGCGATAAAGAAGTAGCAATCATACTGCTCCTGCATCTCTAGGAAGCTACGCATAGCTCCGTAGTAGTTGCCTATATGTAGATGACCGGTAGGTCGGATACCGCTG
The sequence above is a segment of the Porphyromonas vaginalis genome. Coding sequences within it:
- the trpS gene encoding tryptophan--tRNA ligase, with translation MERVVSGIRPTGHLHIGNYYGAMRSFLEMQEQYDCYFFIADWHSLTTHPHPGDIVQDTDTILAEYLACGLDPNKVVLYRQSDVPEVLELYLYLNMNAYLGELQRTTTFKEKARKQPDNVNAGLLTYPTLMAADILLQRAVKVPVGKDQEQNMEMARRFARRFNTIYGVEYFTEPASWTAMSKPIKVPGLDGSGKMGKSEGNAIYLYEDDKAITKKVMRAVTDAGPTEPNSKPSEPVENLFTIMDLVSAPETVAHFRQSYADCSIRYGDLKKQLAADLLTATAPIRERILELSSDKEQLHRVATEGAMKARESARKTIEEVREIIGFAPTLR